The Ignavibacteriales bacterium genome includes a region encoding these proteins:
- a CDS encoding 2-oxoacid:acceptor oxidoreductase family protein has product MVKNQEVIFAGFGGQGVLSMGQLLVYAAMLEGKEVSWMPSYGPEMRGGTANCIVIVSEERISSPIVSRFDSAIVLNQPSLDKFEHKVQPGGLLIYERSTIISPPTRTDIEVLNIPAIDEAHRLTSKQVANVVLLGAYLERRPIVKPENVILALRKVLPKHRQHLLPVNEQALARGKELAIEALAEPVVR; this is encoded by the coding sequence ATGGTGAAGAATCAGGAAGTCATTTTCGCTGGATTTGGCGGCCAGGGTGTTCTTTCGATGGGCCAGCTGCTTGTGTACGCGGCAATGTTGGAGGGGAAGGAAGTCAGTTGGATGCCCTCGTACGGGCCCGAAATGCGGGGCGGCACAGCCAACTGCATCGTCATCGTTTCAGAAGAACGTATCAGTTCCCCGATCGTGTCAAGATTTGACTCGGCGATTGTCCTCAATCAACCATCGCTTGATAAATTTGAACATAAGGTTCAGCCAGGTGGACTTCTGATCTACGAGCGATCGACGATTATCAGCCCGCCGACGAGAACTGATATCGAAGTGCTCAACATCCCCGCTATTGATGAAGCGCACAGATTGACGAGTAAGCAGGTCGCCAATGTCGTCCTGCTTGGGGCATACCTAGAACGCCGGCCAATCGTGAAACCGGAGAATGTGATCCTCGCTCTCCGGAAGGTCCTGCCGAAGCATCGACAGCACCTGCTTCCGGTCAACGAACAAGCCCTGGCAAGGGGCAAAGAACTCGCCATCGAAGCGCTTGCCGAACCTGTTGTGCGGTAA
- a CDS encoding ATP-binding protein: MLSQLARKIGFKLIVVVGVTTFVTMGIYAYITIRTQRADLLAEVERHAMQLSETVRNSTRYDMLLNQRERIHIIINDIGTDPAINEVRVLNKEGKIIYSSRQESIGRMVDKQAESCYACHAADRPLERLSSSQRTRVFRIHPDSARALGIISPIYTERSCWDADCHAHSKQQQVLGVLDVTLSLADADDRIRASAFQVGMFAISAILAASLIIGYFVNKWVGLPVGALLNATKQVGGGNLNYTVPDLGKDDIGMLAQSFNTMTMKLSEARLQLFQSDKMASLGRLAAGVAHEINNPLTGVLTYGSFLLKRTQNHPEFQEDLKVVVRETIRCREIVKSLLDFARQSIPKKTASDLSEIIDRAIAVVEHQVSTRGVKIIRSLEPHLPKMTVDPNQMQQVFVNLIVNAADAIEGEGGTVTVSTKLLQLAPQGVAQIKSACCPKGHNLITNEFKIEGLPAIRVKVRNNGDEGFIMLDPVYGRNRNHFDLDVKGSTAVEIVCPDCGISLLEEQGACESCGSRLLSFVVPSHGIFEACVSKDCGWQRWTAVDLGGKREYVELIVSDTGVGISKENIAKIFEPFFTTKGQKGTGLGLAVIWGIIDNHDGTISVESQLGKGTTFTIRLPLQRQPAQG; encoded by the coding sequence ATGCTCAGTCAGCTCGCACGAAAGATCGGCTTTAAGCTCATTGTGGTCGTCGGTGTGACGACGTTTGTCACGATGGGGATTTATGCGTACATCACGATCCGCACGCAACGGGCAGATCTCCTCGCGGAAGTGGAACGACACGCGATGCAGCTGAGCGAGACCGTCAGAAACAGCACGCGGTACGACATGCTTCTCAACCAGCGCGAACGTATCCACATCATCATCAATGACATAGGCACTGACCCGGCCATTAACGAAGTCCGCGTGCTTAACAAGGAAGGAAAAATCATCTATTCATCCAGGCAGGAGAGCATCGGCAGGATGGTTGACAAACAGGCAGAGAGCTGCTACGCGTGCCATGCCGCTGACCGACCGCTTGAACGGCTCTCCAGTTCGCAGCGGACCAGGGTGTTTCGGATTCACCCCGATTCAGCGAGGGCGCTCGGAATCATCAGCCCGATTTACACCGAACGATCGTGCTGGGACGCGGATTGTCACGCGCATTCAAAACAGCAGCAGGTGCTTGGGGTACTGGATGTGACTCTCTCATTGGCCGACGCTGACGACCGGATTCGGGCGAGCGCATTTCAGGTGGGGATGTTTGCCATCAGCGCAATTCTGGCCGCAAGCCTTATCATTGGATATTTCGTGAACAAGTGGGTCGGCCTGCCCGTGGGAGCGTTGCTGAATGCCACGAAACAGGTCGGCGGCGGGAATCTCAATTACACCGTGCCGGATCTCGGCAAAGATGACATCGGCATGCTGGCACAATCGTTCAACACAATGACGATGAAGCTCTCTGAAGCCAGGCTGCAGCTGTTCCAATCGGACAAGATGGCTTCACTTGGCCGTTTAGCGGCAGGTGTCGCGCATGAAATCAACAACCCGTTGACCGGCGTTCTCACATACGGGAGCTTCCTGTTGAAGAGGACTCAGAATCACCCGGAATTCCAGGAAGACCTCAAAGTCGTAGTGCGCGAAACCATCCGGTGCAGGGAGATTGTGAAGAGCCTCCTTGATTTCGCCCGGCAATCGATTCCGAAAAAGACTGCCAGCGACCTGAGTGAAATCATCGACCGCGCCATCGCGGTTGTCGAACATCAGGTCAGCACCAGGGGAGTGAAGATCATCAGATCTCTCGAGCCGCACCTGCCGAAAATGACGGTTGATCCGAATCAGATGCAGCAGGTGTTTGTGAATCTCATCGTGAATGCTGCCGATGCAATCGAGGGAGAGGGGGGGACTGTGACTGTTTCCACAAAACTGTTGCAGCTTGCTCCGCAGGGAGTTGCACAGATTAAGTCGGCGTGTTGCCCGAAAGGTCACAATCTGATCACGAATGAGTTCAAGATCGAAGGGTTGCCGGCCATTCGAGTAAAAGTGAGAAACAACGGAGATGAGGGTTTCATCATGCTCGATCCGGTCTATGGCCGGAATCGGAACCATTTCGATCTGGACGTAAAGGGATCGACTGCGGTGGAGATTGTCTGTCCCGACTGCGGGATCTCTCTTCTGGAAGAACAAGGCGCGTGCGAGTCATGCGGAAGCCGCTTATTGTCATTCGTCGTACCTTCGCATGGTATATTTGAGGCATGCGTTAGCAAGGACTGCGGCTGGCAGCGATGGACCGCGGTGGACCTGGGAGGGAAGCGGGAATATGTTGAGTTGATTGTCTCGGATACCGGAGTAGGCATCTCGAAGGAGAATATTGCGAAGATCTTCGAGCCATTCTTTACTACCAAAGGTCAGAAGGGGACCGGGCTCGGGCTTGCAGTGATCTGGGGTATTATCGACAACCACGACGGCACAATATCAGTCGAGAGCCAGCTTGGAAAAGGGACAACATTTACAATCAGGCTTCCGTTGCAACGCCAACCTGCTCAAGGATAG
- a CDS encoding Rrf2 family transcriptional regulator — translation MSVLFSRQCEYALQAVTYLALKPDGEKTSIRELTRNIGTPYHFLAKILQNLTYKRLLVSQKGPTGGFALAKSANDISLFDIVEAIDGVSFTTNCVMGFPECSGKNPCAVHVVWGELRENLRTTLGDKTIAQMAKDMKKPEYRSVR, via the coding sequence ATGAGTGTATTGTTCAGCCGGCAATGTGAGTACGCGCTTCAGGCTGTCACATATCTTGCGTTGAAGCCCGACGGCGAGAAAACGTCGATCAGGGAACTGACCAGGAACATCGGAACGCCATATCACTTTCTCGCCAAGATCCTCCAGAATCTGACCTACAAAAGATTGCTCGTGTCACAAAAGGGTCCCACGGGGGGCTTTGCGCTGGCTAAATCGGCAAACGACATCTCACTCTTTGACATTGTAGAGGCCATCGACGGTGTGAGTTTCACAACGAATTGTGTCATGGGCTTCCCTGAGTGTTCCGGCAAAAACCCATGTGCCGTTCATGTTGTCTGGGGAGAGCTTCGGGAAAACCTTCGCACGACACTGGGAGACAAGACTATCGCTCAAATGGCGAAAGACATGAAGAAACCGGAGTACAGATCCGTGCGCTGA
- a CDS encoding 3-methyl-2-oxobutanoate dehydrogenase subunit VorB has product MPTLEEKTEIRLMKGNEALAEAAFRAGMQAYFGYPITPQSEVIEYLMAEQPKHDCVVLQAESEVAAINMVFGASGAGARVMTSSSGPGISLMQEGISYMASAQLPCLLVNVQRGGPGLGTIQPSQGDYFQAVKGGGHGDYRLIVLAPASVQEMANFVFEGFRLAEKYRNPAMILTDGALGQMMEKLEMPVKGSLPYPAATWATKGKQKDKERNIITSLHMQPEQMEQVNLHLQEKYRLIEENEVRYEEFGVDDADVLLVAFGLVARICQKAMQLARAKGLKVGLLRPITLFPYPSKRLAELSSKIGAVLTVEMNAGQMLEDVRLAVEGRCPVHFKGRMGGMIPSPEEVLEAIETITEKHDVELQR; this is encoded by the coding sequence ATGCCTACGCTCGAAGAGAAAACTGAAATTCGACTGATGAAAGGAAACGAGGCGCTTGCCGAAGCTGCTTTCCGGGCTGGAATGCAGGCGTATTTCGGATATCCCATAACACCGCAGTCGGAAGTGATCGAGTACCTGATGGCAGAACAGCCAAAACATGATTGTGTGGTCCTGCAAGCTGAGAGCGAAGTCGCTGCGATCAACATGGTGTTCGGTGCGTCTGGTGCAGGAGCCAGGGTGATGACCTCGTCGTCGGGGCCCGGGATCAGCCTGATGCAGGAAGGTATTTCGTATATGGCGTCTGCGCAACTGCCTTGCTTGCTTGTGAATGTACAGCGGGGCGGACCGGGTCTTGGAACTATTCAACCTTCACAGGGAGATTATTTCCAGGCAGTGAAGGGGGGCGGTCATGGTGACTATCGTTTGATCGTTCTTGCTCCTGCGTCAGTCCAGGAAATGGCAAATTTTGTGTTCGAAGGTTTTCGGCTCGCGGAGAAGTACAGAAATCCGGCGATGATCCTTACGGACGGTGCACTTGGTCAAATGATGGAGAAGCTCGAGATGCCGGTGAAAGGCTCCTTGCCGTATCCCGCCGCAACGTGGGCGACGAAAGGGAAGCAAAAGGACAAAGAGCGAAATATCATCACGTCTCTCCACATGCAGCCCGAGCAGATGGAGCAGGTGAATCTCCATCTCCAGGAAAAATACCGCCTGATAGAGGAGAACGAGGTCCGATACGAGGAGTTCGGGGTTGACGACGCCGACGTCCTGCTGGTGGCATTTGGACTTGTTGCACGGATCTGTCAGAAGGCGATGCAACTGGCGCGTGCGAAGGGCCTGAAGGTCGGTCTTCTTCGTCCCATCACGCTCTTTCCTTATCCCTCGAAGAGGCTGGCCGAACTCTCTTCAAAAATCGGGGCGGTGTTGACTGTCGAGATGAACGCTGGCCAGATGCTGGAGGATGTTCGCCTGGCGGTCGAAGGACGCTGTCCCGTACACTTCAAGGGGCGGATGGGCGGCATGATCCCGTCTCCGGAAGAAGTGCTCGAGGCCATCGAAACGATTACTGAGAAACACGACGTCGAACTGCAAAGGTGA
- a CDS encoding response regulator: MSKAVDILVIDDEQVVREGVCRVCEASGLSVDSAGDAASGLERLQKSLFRLVLCDIMLPELDGFHIMRAMKKAGIQTPLIMITGCSTLQNAVTALKEGAVDFISKPFTVDELESGIQRGLRFQKLLSATSPSVSYEKRGFALSRPCPAEFHRLGNLSWVYIEKDGTGRMGVTDMFLKTVSTVKALALFEMNHELAQAAPCATLTSTDGLLHDVLCPLSGGIVRRNEQLLSHPELLEQDPYVSGWLYQIVPSNLAFELNHLIPCSQDYVI, from the coding sequence GTGAGCAAAGCAGTTGACATCCTGGTTATCGATGATGAACAGGTGGTGAGGGAGGGAGTGTGTCGCGTGTGCGAGGCTTCGGGACTGAGCGTTGATTCAGCGGGCGATGCCGCCTCGGGGTTGGAACGACTGCAAAAGAGTTTGTTTCGCCTGGTCTTGTGTGATATCATGCTGCCCGAACTCGACGGCTTTCATATCATGCGCGCGATGAAAAAGGCCGGTATCCAGACTCCGCTGATCATGATAACCGGATGCTCAACGCTTCAGAACGCTGTCACTGCACTCAAAGAAGGGGCCGTCGACTTCATATCAAAGCCCTTTACTGTGGATGAATTGGAAAGCGGAATTCAGCGCGGTTTGCGGTTTCAGAAATTGCTCTCCGCAACATCGCCCTCGGTCTCCTATGAAAAGAGAGGGTTTGCTCTTAGCCGTCCATGTCCCGCCGAGTTCCATCGCCTGGGCAATCTGAGTTGGGTGTATATCGAAAAGGACGGAACCGGGCGAATGGGTGTAACCGATATGTTCCTGAAGACCGTCTCAACGGTGAAGGCGCTGGCTCTTTTTGAGATGAATCACGAGTTGGCTCAGGCCGCGCCGTGCGCGACTCTCACATCCACGGATGGTCTATTGCACGACGTTCTATGTCCGTTGAGCGGAGGAATCGTCAGGCGAAACGAGCAGCTTCTCTCTCATCCCGAATTGCTTGAGCAGGATCCATATGTGTCCGGGTGGCTATATCAAATTGTCCCATCAAATCTCGCATTCGAATTGAATCATCTGATACCGTGTAGTCAAGACTATGTAATCTGA
- a CDS encoding HAMP domain-containing sensor histidine kinase, producing the protein MRWFDTLKGRLLLGSFLLLILFGIYSYFSVRFYTDQMMSQVLTSANRISDAIKSSTHFSMLLNRKGDVYEIINALGKQPGINGIRIYNKRGAITFSTQKAEQGEVVDLKAEACYGCHDAKRPLEAVPARSRTRIYVGQDGKRVLGLINPIHNEEQCSNAGCHSHPTEQTILGVLDVRMSLGSVDEAIASSQLQIIIVAVFLLLVVGSASVYVVSTTILSPVANLVAATKEVSSGNLNYEIAIRRNDEIAELARSFNSMTRSLQRSEHENHEWSATLEQRVREKTAELQKVHQQILQIEKMTSLGKLAATVAHELNNPLEGILTYSKLIGRRLKKAGNQSPEVEQTIEDIDLIQRETERCGNIVKNLLVFSKKQVTEYALIPVGQIVEKAEQILRHHFEISKVRFVASVPPAQPSLFCNENQIQQALVALFVNAVEAMPGGGTLTVQVVQDPRSGELNILVKDSGVGISPEDLPRLFEPFFTTKKNGQGVGLGLSVVYGIVERHGGTIAVESVVGNGTTFRMKFPKTGTGGERSNFSAGPSKAGQSSEI; encoded by the coding sequence ATGCGCTGGTTTGACACACTCAAAGGCCGCCTACTGCTAGGATCCTTCCTCCTCCTGATTCTTTTTGGGATCTACTCCTATTTCTCTGTTCGTTTCTACACCGATCAAATGATGTCCCAGGTGCTCACGAGCGCAAACCGCATCAGCGATGCGATCAAAAGCTCCACGCACTTCAGCATGCTTCTGAACCGCAAGGGGGACGTGTACGAGATCATCAACGCTTTGGGGAAGCAACCCGGTATCAACGGGATCAGGATATACAACAAACGTGGAGCCATTACTTTCTCAACTCAAAAAGCGGAACAGGGAGAGGTCGTCGATCTCAAAGCGGAGGCTTGTTACGGTTGTCACGATGCCAAACGGCCCCTCGAGGCCGTCCCGGCCAGGAGCCGAACAAGAATCTATGTCGGTCAGGACGGAAAAAGAGTGCTGGGCCTCATTAATCCGATACACAATGAGGAACAATGCTCGAACGCCGGCTGTCACTCCCACCCAACTGAGCAGACCATCCTTGGAGTACTTGATGTCAGAATGTCGTTAGGATCGGTGGACGAAGCTATCGCCAGCTCACAGCTTCAAATCATCATTGTGGCAGTGTTCCTTCTTCTCGTGGTGGGGAGCGCGTCTGTGTATGTTGTATCAACGACGATTCTCAGTCCGGTCGCGAATCTGGTGGCTGCGACGAAGGAAGTATCATCAGGTAACCTCAACTATGAAATTGCGATACGCAGAAACGATGAGATTGCGGAACTTGCGCGGTCGTTCAATTCGATGACACGATCGCTTCAACGGTCTGAACATGAAAACCACGAGTGGTCCGCGACACTCGAACAGCGCGTCCGCGAAAAGACCGCGGAGTTGCAAAAGGTGCATCAGCAGATCCTGCAGATCGAAAAGATGACTTCCCTCGGTAAGCTCGCGGCAACCGTCGCTCACGAGTTGAACAATCCTCTGGAAGGCATACTCACGTATTCCAAATTGATCGGACGCCGCCTGAAGAAGGCCGGGAATCAGTCTCCCGAGGTTGAGCAGACAATTGAGGACATCGACCTGATCCAGCGCGAGACAGAGCGTTGCGGCAACATCGTGAAGAACCTGCTTGTCTTTTCGAAAAAACAGGTGACGGAGTATGCCCTGATACCGGTCGGGCAAATTGTTGAAAAGGCTGAACAAATTCTGCGTCATCATTTCGAGATATCGAAGGTCCGATTCGTGGCGAGCGTGCCGCCCGCCCAGCCGTCGCTATTCTGTAACGAGAACCAGATCCAACAAGCTCTTGTCGCCCTCTTTGTCAATGCAGTCGAGGCAATGCCGGGGGGCGGCACACTCACAGTGCAGGTCGTCCAGGATCCACGCAGCGGTGAGCTCAATATTCTCGTGAAGGACTCGGGTGTGGGGATTTCTCCGGAGGACCTTCCGCGCCTTTTTGAGCCTTTTTTCACGACGAAGAAAAATGGTCAGGGAGTGGGACTTGGTTTGTCGGTAGTCTACGGAATTGTGGAGCGGCATGGCGGAACCATCGCCGTCGAGTCCGTTGTCGGCAACGGGACAACGTTCCGCATGAAGTTTCCCAAGACCGGAACCGGAGGGGAGCGAAGTAATTTCTCTGCGGGACCAAGTAAGGCAGGGCAATCATCAGAAATTTGA
- a CDS encoding thiamine pyrophosphate-dependent enzyme, translating to MDLPPITNGFELVYRKPQTLTETPMHYCPGCGHGVVHRVLMEVIEEMGIQDKTIGVVPVGCSVLAYEYMNIDVQEAAHGRASAVATGVKRVLPDHFVFSYQGDGDLAAIGTAETIHTINRGENILMVFINNAIYGMTGGQMAPTSLLGMKTTTSPLGRDSRFAGHPLKITNMISQLPGAFYVTRHSVHSPAAVRKLKKAVQSSFDYQKLNKGTCFIEVLSNCPSGWKMTPAESNKWLEENMFPVYPLGDLKTPSQNMN from the coding sequence ATGGATCTACCTCCAATTACAAATGGATTTGAGCTTGTGTACAGGAAGCCTCAGACACTGACCGAAACGCCGATGCACTACTGCCCGGGATGCGGGCACGGGGTGGTCCACAGGGTGCTCATGGAAGTCATCGAGGAGATGGGCATTCAGGATAAGACAATTGGTGTTGTGCCGGTTGGCTGTTCGGTGCTGGCCTATGAGTACATGAATATCGATGTGCAGGAAGCGGCACACGGTAGAGCTTCCGCCGTGGCGACCGGTGTTAAGCGCGTGCTTCCAGACCATTTTGTGTTTTCATATCAGGGGGATGGTGATCTGGCCGCAATCGGAACAGCGGAAACGATTCACACGATCAACCGCGGTGAGAATATTCTGATGGTCTTTATCAACAATGCCATCTATGGGATGACCGGCGGCCAGATGGCGCCGACCTCGCTGCTGGGGATGAAAACTACGACGTCTCCACTTGGACGGGACTCCAGGTTTGCAGGGCACCCCTTGAAAATCACCAACATGATATCTCAGCTTCCAGGAGCATTCTACGTGACGCGGCATTCAGTCCATTCCCCGGCGGCTGTCCGCAAGCTGAAGAAGGCGGTGCAGTCATCATTCGACTATCAGAAGCTGAACAAAGGGACTTGCTTTATCGAGGTTCTTTCGAACTGCCCCTCTGGGTGGAAAATGACTCCGGCAGAGTCGAATAAATGGCTCGAAGAAAACATGTTCCCGGTTTATCCGCTGGGCGACCTGAAGACGCCCTCACAAAATATGAACTAG
- a CDS encoding sigma-54 dependent transcriptional regulator — protein MNANPSILIIDDEQAVRDSLSKWFREDGFTVGTAGGAPEALNQLQVQKWDVLLVDIKMPGMDGIELQQRIKEIDSGATIIFITAHGSVETAVKALKEGAFDYVTKPVDPDYLSHLVANALKARSLAKENLKLKEQISEFSRADDIVGDSAQIQKVYDLIQTVAKTDTTVMVRGESGTGKELIARAIHSNSSRRYFPIVAVNCGAMAEGVLESELFGHERGAFTGAQYRRKGKLELADGGTLFLDEVGNIDMKTQMDLLRVIETKQFTRVGGNELIKVDFRVISATNKDLEKAVADGSFREDLYYRLNVFAVFIPPLRERKGDIPTLVNYFVQKYARAMGKPIASISPEAMDTIVRYNWPGNVRELENAIERAMVVGKPPAIRAEDLPYQLTERNHVLPAGSIAAVEKAHIASVLDQNRWNISRSAEILQIDRVTLYNKIEKYGLKRPSAN, from the coding sequence ATGAACGCAAATCCATCGATACTTATTATTGATGATGAGCAAGCCGTCCGAGACTCGTTATCGAAATGGTTCAGAGAAGACGGATTCACCGTGGGAACTGCCGGAGGGGCGCCGGAAGCCCTGAATCAACTGCAGGTACAAAAATGGGATGTTCTGCTTGTCGACATCAAGATGCCGGGAATGGATGGCATAGAACTGCAGCAACGGATCAAGGAGATCGACTCAGGTGCTACCATCATCTTCATCACCGCGCACGGCTCAGTGGAGACTGCCGTCAAAGCGCTCAAAGAAGGGGCCTTCGACTATGTGACGAAGCCGGTTGACCCGGACTACCTCTCGCACCTCGTGGCGAATGCTCTGAAGGCGCGCAGCCTTGCAAAAGAAAACCTCAAGCTCAAAGAACAAATCTCCGAGTTCAGCCGTGCCGATGACATCGTTGGTGATTCTGCACAGATTCAGAAAGTGTATGACCTCATCCAAACTGTCGCGAAGACTGACACGACAGTCATGGTTCGAGGTGAGAGCGGCACCGGAAAAGAGTTGATCGCAAGGGCGATCCACAGCAACAGCTCGCGACGGTATTTCCCGATTGTCGCCGTCAACTGCGGTGCCATGGCGGAAGGAGTCCTCGAAAGCGAACTGTTTGGCCACGAACGTGGCGCATTCACGGGCGCGCAATACCGGAGAAAAGGAAAACTCGAGCTCGCAGACGGCGGAACGCTGTTCCTGGATGAAGTGGGCAATATCGACATGAAGACCCAGATGGATCTGTTGAGAGTAATCGAGACGAAGCAGTTCACTCGGGTCGGTGGAAATGAGCTCATCAAGGTGGATTTCCGGGTGATCAGTGCGACGAACAAGGATCTCGAGAAGGCTGTCGCAGACGGGTCCTTTCGTGAAGATCTGTACTATCGGCTGAATGTCTTCGCCGTCTTTATCCCGCCGCTGCGTGAGCGAAAAGGAGACATCCCCACGCTCGTGAACTATTTTGTGCAGAAGTACGCCAGGGCCATGGGCAAGCCGATTGCCTCAATATCACCCGAAGCGATGGACACCATCGTGCGCTACAATTGGCCGGGCAACGTACGGGAGCTGGAAAATGCAATTGAGCGGGCCATGGTCGTTGGCAAGCCGCCTGCAATTCGCGCTGAAGACCTGCCGTATCAGTTAACAGAGCGTAATCATGTCCTTCCCGCAGGATCGATCGCAGCGGTTGAAAAGGCGCACATCGCTTCCGTTCTGGATCAGAACCGCTGGAACATATCTCGCTCAGCCGAAATCCTGCAAATCGACAGGGTCACACTCTACAACAAGATCGAGAAATACGGGCTCAAAAGACCCAGCGCGAACTGA
- a CDS encoding 3-isopropylmalate dehydratase gives MATVVIKLEDDISTDVIYPGRFMATVLPTETPQFAFADLTEFNAKLKSKQIPPGSVIIGGNNFGCGSSREQAVSTLKGHDLVIIAPGFARIFLQNGINLGLRTIVCPGIQASEGDEIQITDSEVVNATTGKRYPTVPLPKARQAIIDAGGLIAYTRKRLMEGKAS, from the coding sequence ATGGCCACCGTCGTCATTAAACTTGAGGATGATATCTCGACCGATGTTATCTATCCGGGACGCTTCATGGCAACCGTCCTTCCAACCGAAACTCCCCAGTTTGCATTCGCCGACCTGACGGAGTTCAATGCCAAGCTGAAATCGAAGCAGATCCCTCCGGGGAGCGTCATCATCGGCGGCAACAATTTCGGATGCGGTTCTTCGCGTGAGCAAGCCGTCTCGACTTTGAAAGGTCACGACCTCGTCATCATCGCTCCGGGGTTTGCCAGGATCTTCCTCCAGAACGGAATCAATCTGGGATTGCGGACAATCGTCTGCCCGGGCATTCAAGCCTCTGAAGGAGACGAAATACAAATAACTGACTCAGAAGTGGTGAATGCGACAACGGGGAAACGATACCCGACAGTGCCTCTTCCGAAAGCGCGTCAAGCCATCATCGACGCAGGCGGATTGATTGCGTATACGCGCAAGCGCCTGATGGAAGGAAAGGCGTCCTGA
- a CDS encoding 4Fe-4S dicluster domain-containing protein: MIRGKITVAEEICKGCELCVAACPQDSLALSDKLNLKGYRFAVLVQDNCTGCVNCALVCPDAAITVYRQKKPAKGVSSEVRVAV, translated from the coding sequence ATGATCCGAGGTAAGATTACAGTAGCCGAAGAGATCTGTAAAGGCTGCGAGTTGTGTGTTGCAGCCTGTCCCCAGGATAGTCTCGCTCTTTCAGACAAGCTCAATCTGAAAGGATATCGATTCGCAGTCCTGGTGCAGGACAACTGCACGGGTTGCGTCAATTGCGCACTCGTCTGTCCGGATGCAGCTATTACCGTCTATCGTCAGAAGAAACCAGCCAAAGGCGTCAGCTCAGAAGTTCGGGTTGCAGTCTGA
- a CDS encoding response regulator, with protein MALFIVAVIVFVLADLAIRAIVKKRNETKLREDREVALAESLRLDFSREAKTLKRAEVQNPKARILCVDDEQVILDSFRKILVLDGYSVDTVEEGVEALGLIQQHHYDFLFTDLKMPSMSGEDVAKSAKHYRPDIDVIVITGYATVESAVECMKHGVMDYIQKPFTDTELTEMVRKFLYRRQERIEKELKPRVHISHFSELSHFPAAEFVIPGGAFISEGHCWVTLEAEGTVKVGMDDFAKKLLGKIDDIEYPNLGMKVKAGQSLFSIRLGKRTTAFESPVSGQVTKINKYLVENLGSLDATPYGQNWICTIDADDFDGELKNLKIGKSAVSFYQTEIDRFLVSVKEFQPAGANAEEPARESLHVGQMETLGDGEWNQVAKKFFRRQMSA; from the coding sequence ATGGCACTGTTCATTGTGGCTGTTATCGTTTTTGTGCTGGCAGATCTTGCCATCCGTGCAATAGTCAAGAAGCGAAACGAGACGAAGCTCAGGGAAGACAGGGAGGTGGCCCTCGCTGAGAGTCTGAGGCTCGATTTCAGCCGTGAAGCAAAAACGCTGAAGCGCGCTGAAGTCCAAAATCCGAAAGCCCGGATTCTCTGTGTGGACGACGAGCAGGTCATTCTCGACAGTTTTCGAAAGATCCTTGTTCTGGACGGTTATTCGGTGGACACCGTCGAAGAGGGCGTGGAAGCTCTCGGTCTCATTCAGCAGCATCACTACGACTTCCTGTTCACGGACCTGAAAATGCCATCGATGAGCGGCGAAGACGTTGCGAAGTCGGCCAAGCACTACCGGCCGGACATTGACGTCATCGTCATCACCGGGTATGCAACGGTCGAATCTGCCGTGGAGTGCATGAAACACGGGGTCATGGATTACATCCAGAAGCCGTTCACAGACACTGAACTAACCGAGATGGTCAGGAAATTCCTGTATCGGCGTCAGGAGAGGATTGAGAAGGAGCTCAAGCCCAGGGTGCACATCAGTCACTTCTCGGAACTCAGCCATTTCCCGGCTGCCGAGTTCGTGATCCCTGGCGGGGCGTTCATTTCCGAGGGTCACTGCTGGGTGACGTTGGAAGCTGAAGGGACTGTGAAGGTTGGCATGGACGATTTTGCGAAGAAATTACTCGGCAAGATCGACGACATCGAATATCCGAATCTTGGCATGAAGGTGAAAGCAGGCCAATCCCTGTTCTCCATACGGCTTGGGAAAAGGACCACGGCATTTGAATCGCCCGTCAGCGGGCAGGTCACGAAGATCAACAAGTACCTGGTGGAGAATCTGGGATCTCTGGACGCCACACCATACGGCCAGAATTGGATCTGCACCATTGATGCAGATGACTTCGACGGTGAGCTCAAGAATCTCAAGATCGGCAAGTCCGCAGTGAGCTTCTACCAAACGGAGATCGATCGTTTCCTGGTGTCCGTCAAGGAATTTCAGCCTGCAGGCGCGAATGCGGAAGAACCGGCTCGCGAATCGCTGCACGTGGGACAAATGGAGACTCTCGGAGACGGTGAATGGAACCAGGTAGCGAAGAAGTTTTTCAGACGCCAGATGTCCGCGTGA